In Halarcobacter mediterraneus, the following proteins share a genomic window:
- a CDS encoding Dps family protein, with protein MKKLTKQLKVLQASSLVMFTKIHNYHWNIKGMQFFPIHEMTEKIYGEFSTIYDDCAERVLQLGEKPLVLLSELEENSIIKEDKKTDFDAKYVLKNILSDFETLLKEFKKLSKLAEENGDNTTVAFADDNTAHLEKNIWMIKASLS; from the coding sequence ATGAAAAAGTTAACGAAACAATTAAAAGTATTACAGGCAAGTTCTTTAGTAATGTTTACTAAAATTCATAACTATCACTGGAATATAAAAGGAATGCAGTTTTTCCCTATCCATGAAATGACTGAAAAAATATATGGAGAATTTAGTACGATTTATGATGATTGTGCAGAAAGGGTTTTACAACTTGGAGAAAAACCTCTAGTTTTATTAAGTGAATTAGAAGAAAACTCTATTATTAAAGAAGATAAAAAAACAGATTTTGATGCAAAATATGTATTAAAAAATATTTTATCAGATTTTGAAACTCTATTAAAAGAGTTTAAAAAATTATCAAAATTAGCTGAAGAAAATGGCGATAATACAACTGTTGCTTTTGCTGATGACAATACTGCACATCTAGAAAAAAATATTTGGATGATAAAAGCTTCTTTATCATAA